One Phaseolus vulgaris cultivar G19833 chromosome 11, P. vulgaris v2.0, whole genome shotgun sequence genomic window carries:
- the LOC137826253 gene encoding aspartic proteinase CDR1-like — protein MSVMTTMSHYSSLVFVLLCLCNLYSSEALNGGFSVEMIHRDSPKSPFYNSTETQFQRISNALSRSIIRVNHFNKSFVSANTPQAPVTSALGEYLVSYAIGTPPIQAFGILDTGSDITWLQCQPCKRCFKQITPIFDPSKSKTFNTIGCTTNTCRSVQGTSCPSSTSSCKYSLSYADGTNSQGDLSFETLTLASTNGPPVKIPRFEIGCGHNNFVSSERGNSGIVGLGRAPVSLVNQLGPSIGGKFSYCLVPALSPPSVSSKLNFGNAAVVSGRGTVSTPLYSRNREVFYYLNLEAISVGRNRIEVGSSLPRAGGKGNMIIDSGTTLTFLPNDVYSKFESAVAKEVKLQPAKDPNQVLSLCYKATSDKFDVPVITAHFSGANVLLFGLNTFTRVSDGVVCLAFQPSQSTPTFGNLAQQNILVGYDLQKNTVSFKLVDCTKQ, from the coding sequence ATGTCAGTGATGACAACAATGTCACACTATTCAtctcttgtttttgttttactGTGTCTTTGCAATCTCTATTCTTCAGAAGCTCTCAATGGTGGATTCAGTGTGGAGATGATCCACCGTGACTCACCAAAATCACCATTCTATAACTCCACAGAAACTCAGTTCCAAAGAATTTCCAATGCCCTAAGTCGTTCCATTATCCGTGTGAACCATTTCAACAAATCTTTTGTGTCTGCAAACACACCCCAAGCACCAGTAACCTCAGCTCTAGGAGAATATCTAGTGAGTTATGCAATTGGAACCCCACCAATCCAAGCCTTTGGAATTCTTGATACTGGTAGTGACATCACTTGGCTGCAATGCCAACCATGTAAAAGGTGTTTCAAGCAAATCACTCCCATCTTTGATCCTTCAAAATCCAAAACCTTCAACACCATCGGTTGCACTACTAATACATGCCGTTCTGTACAAGGTACCTCTTGCCCTTCATCCACCAGTAGTTGTAAATATTCTCTTAGCTATGCTGATGGGACAAACTCACAAGGAGATCTTAGTTTTGAGACACTTACCTTAGCCTCCACCAATGGCCCTCCTGTCAAAATTCCTAGATTTGAAATAGGATGTGGTCACAACAATTTTGTTTCCTCTGAACGAGGAAATTCTGGCATAGTTGGCCTGGGACGTGCACCAGTGTCCCTTGTGAATCAATTGGGTCCATCAATAGGTGGAAAGTTTTCTTATTGCTTGGTACCAGCACTTTCACCACCTAGTGTATCTAGCAAACTCAATTTTGGAAATGCTGCTGTGGTTTCTGGGCGTGGCACTGTCTCAACCCCTTTATATTCACGAAATAGAGAAGTATTTTACTACCTAAACCTTGAAGCAATTAGTGTGGGAAGGAATAGAATAGAGGTTGGAAGCTCTTTACCTAGGGCTGGTGGAAAGGGAAACATGATTATTGATTCAGGTACAACACTCACTTTTCTACCAAATGATGTTTACTCAAAGTTTGAATCAGCTGTTGCAAAGGAGGTTAAGTTGCAGCCTGCTAAGGATCCAAATCAAGTGTTGAGCCTTTGCTACAAAGCTACATCTGATAAATTTGATGTACCAGTGATCACAGCACATTTTAGTGGTGCAAATGTGCTTTTATTTGGTCTTAACACCTTTACTAGAGTGTCTGATGGTGTTGTGTGTTTGGCATTCCAGCCAAGTCAATCTACTCCTACCTTTGGGAACTTGGCTCAGCAAAACATTTTGGTTGGCTATGATCTTCAGAAGAACACAGTGTCCTTTAAGCTTGTGGATTGCACAAAACAATGA